A region from the Halobacillus mangrovi genome encodes:
- the ahpC gene encoding alkyl hydroperoxide reductase subunit C — MSLIGKEVQPFQAKAFKQGEFVDVSHEDFKGQWSVVCFYPADFSFVCPTELEDLQNNYEALKELGAEVYSVSTDTHFVHKGWHDSSEKIGKIEYTMIGDPSQTISRNFDVLNEEAGLADRGTFVIDPDGVIQTVEINAGGIGRDADTLINKIKAAQYVRQNPGEVCPAKWEEGNDTLTPSLDLVGKI; from the coding sequence ATGTCTCTAATCGGAAAAGAAGTACAACCATTCCAAGCGAAAGCTTTTAAACAAGGTGAGTTCGTCGACGTATCTCACGAAGATTTCAAAGGTCAGTGGAGCGTTGTTTGCTTCTACCCTGCAGATTTCTCTTTCGTATGCCCGACAGAACTGGAAGACCTTCAAAATAACTATGAAGCCCTGAAAGAACTAGGTGCTGAAGTATACTCTGTTTCTACCGATACTCACTTCGTACACAAAGGCTGGCACGACAGCTCAGAAAAAATCGGTAAAATCGAATACACAATGATCGGTGATCCATCTCAAACGATCTCCCGCAACTTCGACGTGTTAAACGAAGAAGCAGGTCTTGCGGACCGCGGTACATTCGTAATCGACCCAGATGGCGTGATCCAGACTGTAGAAATCAACGCAGGCGGAATCGGCCGCGATGCAGATACGCTTATCAACAAAATCAAAGCGGCTCAATACGTTCGTCAAAACCCTGGCGAAGTTTGCCCGGCGAAATGGGAAGAAGGAAACGATACCCTTACGCCAAGCCTTGATCTTGTAGGTAAAATCTAA
- the ahpF gene encoding alkyl hydroperoxide reductase subunit F has product MVLDAQIKAQLNQYLDLMEGDVVLKVSAGDDDVSKEMLGLTDELVSMSPRITTENAQLKRTPSFSVNRPGEDTGITFAGVPLGHEFTSLVLALLQVSGRAPKADQSVIDQISNISGEFHFETYVSLSCHNCPDVVQALNLMSVLNPNITHTMIDGAAFKDEAENNNVMAVPSVYVNGKFFKGGRMTLEEIIGEIADGPDPDEFNNKDPYDVLVVGGGPAGSSAAIYTARKGIRTGVVAERFGGQVQDTLSIENFISVKKTEGPKMVASLEEHVKDYNIDVMNLQRASRLEKKDMFELELDNGGVLKSKSVILSTGARWRQLGVSGEAEFKNKGVAYCPHCDGPLFEGKDVAVIGGGNSGIEAAIDLAGIVNHVTVLEFGAELKADEVLQERVNSLPNVTVITNAQTTEITGDENVNGLTYIDRATNEEKHIELEGVFVQIGLVPNTEWLGDTVERTRTGEIVVDKHGATNVPGLFAAGDCTDSPYNQIIISMGDGANAALGSFDYLIRN; this is encoded by the coding sequence ATGGTTCTTGATGCACAAATTAAGGCCCAATTAAACCAATATTTAGATTTGATGGAGGGCGACGTTGTACTGAAAGTCAGTGCTGGAGACGACGATGTCTCTAAGGAGATGCTCGGTCTTACCGATGAACTTGTCTCCATGTCCCCTCGCATTACCACAGAAAACGCACAACTAAAACGAACACCTAGTTTCAGCGTGAACCGTCCTGGTGAGGACACTGGCATTACATTTGCTGGTGTTCCGCTGGGCCATGAATTCACTTCCCTCGTCCTTGCTCTCTTGCAAGTGAGCGGGCGAGCGCCAAAAGCAGATCAAAGCGTAATCGACCAGATCTCCAACATCAGCGGCGAATTTCATTTCGAAACGTACGTGAGCTTAAGTTGTCATAACTGCCCTGATGTCGTACAGGCGCTGAACTTAATGAGCGTGCTGAACCCGAACATCACGCACACGATGATCGACGGCGCAGCCTTTAAAGATGAAGCTGAAAACAACAACGTCATGGCTGTTCCATCCGTTTATGTTAATGGCAAATTCTTTAAAGGCGGACGCATGACGCTTGAAGAAATCATCGGCGAAATCGCTGATGGACCGGACCCAGATGAGTTCAACAACAAAGACCCTTATGACGTCCTTGTCGTAGGCGGCGGTCCTGCCGGATCCTCTGCAGCGATCTATACCGCACGTAAAGGGATCCGCACCGGTGTGGTCGCGGAACGCTTCGGTGGTCAGGTTCAAGACACGCTATCTATTGAAAACTTCATCAGTGTGAAAAAGACAGAAGGACCGAAAATGGTCGCAAGTCTTGAAGAGCACGTGAAGGACTATAACATCGACGTTATGAATCTTCAGCGCGCCAGCCGTCTTGAGAAAAAAGACATGTTCGAGCTTGAACTCGACAACGGCGGCGTCCTGAAAAGTAAGAGCGTCATCCTTTCAACAGGAGCGCGCTGGCGACAGCTCGGCGTTTCTGGCGAAGCAGAATTCAAGAACAAGGGCGTCGCCTACTGCCCTCACTGTGACGGTCCATTGTTTGAAGGCAAAGACGTTGCGGTCATCGGTGGCGGAAACTCCGGTATCGAAGCAGCGATCGACCTTGCCGGAATCGTCAATCACGTCACCGTTCTTGAATTTGGTGCTGAACTGAAGGCTGATGAAGTGCTGCAAGAGCGCGTAAACAGCCTGCCAAACGTAACGGTTATTACCAACGCACAAACGACTGAGATCACCGGTGATGAAAACGTCAACGGCCTTACCTACATCGACCGTGCTACGAACGAAGAGAAGCACATCGAACTTGAAGGTGTATTCGTCCAAATCGGCCTTGTACCGAACACCGAATGGTTAGGCGACACCGTTGAACGTACGCGTACAGGTGAAATCGTTGTCGATAAACACGGCGCAACCAACGTTCCTGGTCTGTTTGCAGCAGGAGACTGCACAGACAGCCCGTACAACCAGATCATCATTTCGATGGGTGATGGAGCGAATGCTGCGTTAGGTTCATTTGATTATCTAATCCGAAATTAA